In Planctomycetota bacterium, a single genomic region encodes these proteins:
- a CDS encoding PQQ-like beta-propeller repeat protein, producing the protein MTRPKSSFVRVLICLVGVVVTGGVLTALAADSSKKNYLLDWPQWRGPNRDDLSTDTGLLREWPTDGPKLLWKASGLGTGFSSISIAGDRIYTMGERGEDQLVFALSRQDGKELWATVIGPKWKDANYSGPRCTPTVDGNLLYAVGTSGDLICLETATGKTVWKKNFEKDFGGKMMSGWGFSESPLVDGDKLLCTPGAQNAMVAALNKKTGAKIWATEVPSNDAEGKPFLGEGGKDGAAYSSIVNSNSGGVKQYITLVGRGVISVDAKNGKLLWHYNRITNPTAVIPTAIVNGDYVFASSGYKEGGTALLKIARKGTKFEAEEVYYHPGKEMQNHHGGMVMLGDYIFLGHGHNKGIPMCVEWKTGKIVWQVEGRPVGSGSAAVTYADGHMYFRYQDATMALIEASPDGYKLKGTFKIPDSEKPSWPHPVVLGGKLYLREQDALLCYDIKS; encoded by the coding sequence ATGACCCGCCCGAAATCGAGTTTCGTCCGTGTCTTGATCTGCCTGGTTGGCGTTGTCGTCACCGGCGGCGTGTTGACCGCGCTGGCCGCTGACTCGTCCAAGAAAAACTACTTGCTCGACTGGCCGCAATGGCGCGGTCCCAATCGCGATGATCTGAGCACCGACACCGGCTTGCTGCGCGAGTGGCCCACCGACGGCCCCAAGCTACTCTGGAAAGCCTCCGGCCTGGGGACCGGCTTCTCGAGCATCTCGATCGCCGGCGATCGCATCTACACCATGGGCGAACGGGGCGAGGATCAGTTGGTCTTTGCCCTGAGCCGCCAGGACGGCAAGGAACTGTGGGCGACGGTCATCGGCCCCAAGTGGAAGGACGCCAACTACTCGGGTCCGCGCTGCACGCCGACCGTCGATGGGAACCTGCTCTATGCCGTGGGTACCAGCGGCGATTTGATCTGTCTGGAAACCGCCACCGGCAAGACCGTTTGGAAGAAGAACTTCGAGAAGGATTTCGGTGGCAAGATGATGTCGGGCTGGGGCTTCAGCGAGTCGCCGCTGGTCGATGGGGACAAGCTGCTGTGTACCCCGGGCGCGCAAAACGCGATGGTCGCCGCGCTGAACAAGAAGACCGGCGCCAAGATTTGGGCGACCGAAGTTCCCTCGAACGACGCCGAGGGCAAGCCGTTCCTGGGCGAAGGTGGCAAGGACGGGGCGGCGTACTCGTCGATCGTCAATTCGAACTCCGGCGGTGTGAAGCAGTACATCACCCTGGTCGGACGCGGCGTGATCAGCGTCGATGCCAAGAACGGCAAGCTGCTGTGGCACTATAACCGGATCACCAATCCGACCGCGGTGATTCCGACGGCCATCGTCAACGGCGACTATGTGTTCGCGTCGAGCGGCTACAAAGAAGGGGGCACCGCGCTGCTCAAGATCGCGCGCAAAGGGACCAAGTTTGAAGCCGAGGAGGTCTATTACCATCCCGGCAAGGAAATGCAGAACCACCACGGCGGCATGGTGATGCTGGGCGACTACATTTTTCTGGGCCACGGACACAACAAGGGGATCCCGATGTGTGTCGAGTGGAAGACCGGCAAGATCGTCTGGCAAGTCGAAGGACGCCCAGTCGGCAGCGGTTCGGCGGCGGTGACCTATGCCGACGGGCACATGTACTTCCGCTACCAGGACGCCACGATGGCGCTCATCGAAGCGTCGCCCGATGGTTACAAGTTGAAGGGAACCTTCAAGATTCCCGACTCGGAAAAGCCGAGTTGGCCCCACCCGGTGGTGCTGGGCGGGAAGCTATATTTGCGCGAGCAGGACGCGTTACTGTGTTACGACATCAAGTCGTAA